Proteins encoded within one genomic window of Ottowia sp. SB7-C50:
- a CDS encoding DUF938 domain-containing protein → MTTPLPYSPAAERNQASILAVLQGLLGPRGRALEIASGTGQHAVHFAGALPNWHWQPTDVTDAHFAAIATRALQAGAANVAPPRRLDVLDAPPWPSDGGPAFEAAAFDLIHCANLLHISPWACCAGLMRGAAHHLAPGGLLAVYGPFIEADVPTAPSNLAFDADLKRRDPAWGLRPLEDVLRTAETAGLRLAARHALPANNLLLVLRQD, encoded by the coding sequence ATGACCACGCCCCTGCCCTACAGCCCCGCCGCAGAACGCAACCAGGCCTCCATTCTTGCCGTACTGCAAGGCCTGCTGGGCCCGAGGGGCCGCGCGCTCGAAATCGCCAGCGGCACGGGGCAACATGCGGTGCATTTCGCCGGCGCCTTGCCCAATTGGCATTGGCAGCCCACCGACGTGACCGATGCGCATTTCGCCGCCATCGCCACGCGGGCCCTGCAGGCCGGCGCTGCCAACGTGGCGCCCCCGCGCCGGCTGGACGTGCTGGATGCGCCGCCCTGGCCCAGCGACGGCGGCCCGGCCTTCGAAGCTGCCGCGTTCGACCTCATCCACTGCGCCAATCTGCTGCACATCAGCCCCTGGGCCTGCTGCGCCGGACTGATGCGCGGGGCCGCGCACCATCTGGCGCCGGGCGGCCTGCTGGCCGTCTACGGGCCGTTCATCGAAGCCGATGTGCCCACCGCGCCCAGCAACCTGGCCTTCGACGCCGACCTGAAACGCCGCGACCCGGCGTGGGGCCTGCGCCCGCTGGAGGACGTGCTGCGCACCGCCGAAACCGCCGGTCTGCGCCTGGCCGCGCGCCACGCGCTGCCGGCCAACAATCTGCTGCTGGTGCTGCGCCAAGACTAA
- a CDS encoding LLM class flavin-dependent oxidoreductase, with amino-acid sequence MSKALKDIAFSMLDLVPVREGRSVGDALAVSLQTAQHAERLGFTRYWLAEHHNMAGIASSATAVLVGHIAGGTQTIRVGSGGVMLPNHPPLTVAEAFGTLAELYPGRIDLGLGRAPGTDPMTMRALRRDRVETVEDFPRDVAELQHLLGDPKPGQKLIANPGAGTQVPIWLLGSSLFSAQLAAERGLPYAFASHFAPAMLLQAIKVYRRAFKPSAQCEKPYVMIGVPLVAAPTDEEAMFLASSIFQRVLGILRGARGLLQPPQHGFFERLGAQERAGIADFLACAVIGSPDTVRQGLQTLAEQTGCDEMMFTCDIYDPALRLRSLDIAAQVRQGSAATGAQAA; translated from the coding sequence ATGAGCAAAGCACTGAAAGACATCGCCTTCTCCATGCTCGACCTGGTGCCGGTGCGCGAGGGCCGCAGCGTGGGCGACGCGCTGGCCGTGTCGCTGCAGACCGCGCAGCACGCCGAGCGCCTGGGCTTTACCCGCTACTGGCTGGCCGAGCACCACAACATGGCGGGCATCGCCTCGTCCGCGACCGCCGTGCTGGTGGGCCACATCGCCGGCGGCACGCAGACCATCCGCGTCGGCTCGGGCGGGGTCATGCTGCCCAACCACCCGCCGCTGACGGTGGCCGAGGCCTTCGGCACCCTGGCCGAGCTGTACCCCGGCCGCATCGACCTGGGCCTGGGCCGCGCGCCCGGCACCGACCCGATGACGATGCGCGCGCTGCGGCGCGACCGCGTCGAAACCGTCGAGGACTTCCCGCGCGACGTGGCCGAGCTGCAGCACCTGCTGGGCGACCCCAAGCCGGGCCAGAAGCTGATCGCCAACCCCGGCGCCGGCACGCAGGTGCCCATCTGGCTGCTGGGCTCCAGCCTGTTCAGCGCGCAGCTGGCGGCCGAACGCGGCCTGCCCTACGCGTTTGCCTCGCATTTCGCACCGGCCATGCTGCTGCAGGCCATCAAGGTATACCGGCGCGCGTTCAAGCCGTCGGCGCAGTGCGAAAAGCCTTACGTGATGATCGGCGTGCCACTGGTCGCCGCGCCCACCGACGAAGAAGCGATGTTCCTGGCCAGCAGCATCTTCCAGCGCGTGCTGGGCATTCTGCGCGGCGCGCGCGGGCTGTTGCAGCCGCCGCAGCACGGCTTCTTTGAGCGCCTGGGCGCGCAGGAAAGGGCTGGTATCGCCGACTTCCTGGCCTGCGCCGTCATTGGCTCGCCCGACACGGTGCGGCAAGGCCTGCAGACGCTGGCCGAGCAAACCGGCTGCGACGAAATGATGTTCACCTGCGACATCTACGACCCGGCACTGCGCCTGCGCTCGCTCGACATCGCCGCGCAGGTGCGTCAAGGCAGCGCAGCGACTGGCGCGCAAGCCGCATGA
- a CDS encoding ABC transporter ATP-binding protein, whose product MQTLWTYLKPQWRLALLAMALAAVSQVLALVDPIIFGKLIDGYATQKGTRPDDELVRGALMLLALAVGVALASRATRAVQDYVVRMVVQRFGTRIFNDGLRQTMRLNFQEYEDARSGETLALLMRVRQDTERFINAFINVLFASLIGMTFLLWYAVTKTWLLVPVFLIGLVVLGGLSGLLSRQIRGQQRSINRETTKNAGFITESLRNVALIKSLGLTFREVRRMQAKTEEIFALEMAKVKRIRWLSFLQGSTLSLLKLSVLFTLLWLIFREVLTTGELIAMQFISVAILAPLQELGTIILAWREASSSLANFEELMAKPVEKRPPDAVPLGPIESLRFDDVVFRHRGATENSIDGVSFEAKRGDTIAFVGPSGSGKSTLVKLLLGLYRPDGGAIYFNDIDARRIRYNEARRQVGYVTQETTLFAGTVRENLQFVRPDATDGEILHALEQAQATALVQRLPKGLDTLIGESGYKLSGGERQRLSIARALLREPRLLIFDEATSALDSLTEQQVTETVREVSRRHTQISILIAHRLSTIMHASVIHVLERGRIVESGTHDELVTQRGLYYAMWRQQIGERESGAMIEQKKIHARA is encoded by the coding sequence ATGCAGACGCTCTGGACCTACCTCAAACCGCAATGGCGGCTCGCCTTGCTGGCCATGGCGTTGGCCGCCGTCAGCCAGGTGCTGGCGCTGGTCGACCCGATCATCTTCGGCAAGCTGATCGACGGCTACGCCACGCAAAAAGGCACCCGGCCCGACGACGAACTGGTGCGCGGTGCGCTGATGCTGCTGGCGCTGGCGGTGGGCGTGGCGCTGGCGTCGCGCGCCACGCGGGCGGTGCAGGACTACGTGGTGCGCATGGTCGTGCAGCGCTTTGGCACGCGCATCTTCAACGACGGCCTGCGCCAGACCATGCGGCTGAACTTTCAGGAATACGAGGACGCACGCAGCGGCGAAACGCTGGCGCTGCTGATGCGTGTGCGGCAGGACACGGAGCGCTTCATCAACGCCTTCATCAACGTGCTGTTCGCCTCGCTGATCGGCATGACGTTTCTGCTGTGGTACGCGGTGACCAAGACCTGGCTGCTGGTGCCGGTGTTCCTGATCGGACTGGTGGTGCTGGGCGGTCTGTCGGGCCTGCTCAGCCGGCAGATTCGCGGCCAGCAGCGCAGCATCAACCGCGAGACCACCAAGAACGCCGGCTTCATCACCGAAAGCCTGCGCAACGTGGCGCTGATCAAGAGCCTGGGACTGACCTTCCGCGAAGTGCGCCGCATGCAGGCCAAGACGGAGGAAATCTTTGCGCTGGAGATGGCCAAGGTCAAGCGCATCCGCTGGCTCAGCTTTCTGCAGGGCAGCACGCTGAGCCTGCTGAAGCTGAGCGTGCTGTTCACGTTGCTGTGGCTGATCTTCCGCGAAGTGCTGACCACCGGCGAGTTGATCGCCATGCAGTTCATCTCGGTCGCCATCCTGGCGCCGCTGCAGGAGCTGGGCACCATCATCCTGGCCTGGCGCGAAGCGAGTTCGTCGCTGGCCAACTTCGAGGAACTGATGGCCAAGCCGGTCGAAAAGCGCCCGCCCGATGCGGTGCCGCTGGGCCCGATCGAGTCGCTGCGCTTTGACGACGTGGTGTTTCGCCACCGTGGCGCGACGGAAAATTCCATCGACGGCGTGAGCTTTGAAGCGAAACGCGGCGACACCATCGCCTTCGTCGGGCCATCCGGCTCGGGCAAATCCACGCTGGTCAAGCTGCTGCTGGGCCTGTATCGGCCGGACGGCGGCGCCATCTATTTCAACGACATCGACGCGCGTCGCATCCGCTACAACGAAGCGCGCCGCCAGGTCGGCTACGTGACGCAGGAAACCACGCTGTTTGCCGGCACCGTGCGCGAGAACCTGCAGTTCGTGCGTCCCGACGCGACCGACGGAGAAATCCTGCACGCGTTGGAGCAGGCCCAGGCCACGGCCCTGGTGCAGCGCCTGCCCAAGGGCCTGGACACGCTGATCGGTGAGTCGGGCTACAAGCTGTCGGGCGGCGAACGCCAGCGTCTGTCGATTGCCCGCGCGCTGCTGCGCGAACCGCGCCTGCTGATCTTTGACGAAGCCACGTCGGCGCTGGATTCACTGACCGAGCAGCAGGTGACGGAGACGGTGCGCGAGGTATCGCGCCGCCACACGCAGATCAGCATCCTGATCGCGCACCGGCTGTCGACCATCATGCACGCCAGCGTGATCCACGTGCTGGAACGCGGCCGCATCGTCGAGAGCGGCACCCACGACGAACTGGTGACGCAGCGCGGCCTGTACTACGCCATGTGGCGCCAGCAGATCGGCGAGCGCGAGAGCGGGGCGATGATCGAGCAAAAGAAAATTCACGCCAGGGCGTAA
- a CDS encoding flavin reductase family protein, which yields MTAALPATLHALDLRHAYRLLNTGASVLIATAHAGRRNLMACAWNMALDFAPAKLAVCIDKATATRPLLEGSGVFAVGVPRAGQAEMVFRAGSMSARDVPGQDKFTAFDIAHFPATRIDVPLVADCIGWLECRLIPEPAVQQAHDLFVGEVLAAWADERAFADGKFRPLHDTPPDWRTLHHLGAGNFVVPGQQLQAGR from the coding sequence ATGACCGCCGCCCTGCCCGCCACGCTGCACGCCCTCGATCTGCGCCACGCCTACCGTCTGCTGAACACCGGCGCCTCGGTGCTGATCGCCACCGCCCACGCCGGCCGCCGCAACCTGATGGCCTGCGCGTGGAACATGGCGCTGGACTTCGCCCCGGCCAAGCTGGCCGTGTGCATCGACAAGGCCACCGCCACGCGCCCGCTGCTGGAGGGCAGCGGCGTGTTCGCCGTCGGCGTGCCGCGCGCGGGGCAAGCCGAGATGGTGTTTCGCGCCGGCAGCATGTCGGCGCGCGACGTGCCGGGGCAGGACAAGTTCACCGCCTTCGACATCGCCCACTTTCCCGCCACCCGCATCGACGTGCCCTTGGTGGCCGACTGCATCGGCTGGCTGGAATGCCGGCTGATTCCCGAGCCGGCGGTGCAGCAGGCGCACGACCTGTTCGTCGGCGAAGTGCTGGCCGCCTGGGCCGACGAGCGCGCCTTTGCCGATGGCAAGTTCCGCCCGCTGCACGACACGCCGCCCGACTGGCGCACCCTGCACCACCTGGGCGCGGGCAACTTCGTGGTGCCGGGCCAGCAGCTGCAGGCCGGGCGCTGA
- the gmk gene encoding guanylate kinase produces MDHPGNLFVVAAPSGSGKSSLVKALMELDAGVAPSISHTTRAPRGQEKDGREYFFIEPAQFDAMVAAGDFLEWALVHGNHYGTSRRAIEQRIDAGGDVVLEIDWQGALQIKRLFPEAVLVFVLPPSWEELRARLTRRGEDAPDVIELRLANAREELAQASHFDYVIINEIFERALFDLKAIVHAQRLRYTAQKSARAETFRALGIA; encoded by the coding sequence ATGGATCACCCCGGAAACCTCTTCGTCGTCGCCGCGCCCAGCGGTTCGGGCAAATCCAGCCTGGTCAAGGCGCTGATGGAGCTGGACGCCGGCGTGGCGCCGTCGATTTCGCACACCACGCGCGCACCGCGCGGGCAGGAAAAAGACGGCCGCGAATACTTCTTCATCGAGCCGGCGCAATTCGACGCCATGGTCGCCGCGGGCGACTTCCTCGAATGGGCGCTGGTGCACGGCAACCACTACGGCACGTCGCGCCGCGCCATCGAGCAGCGCATCGATGCCGGCGGCGACGTGGTGCTGGAGATCGACTGGCAGGGCGCGCTGCAGATCAAGCGCCTGTTCCCCGAGGCGGTGCTGGTGTTCGTGCTGCCGCCCAGCTGGGAAGAATTGCGCGCCCGCCTGACGCGCCGCGGCGAAGACGCACCCGACGTGATCGAGCTGCGCCTGGCCAATGCGCGCGAGGAGCTGGCGCAGGCCAGCCATTTTGACTACGTTATAATCAATGAGATATTTGAGCGCGCGCTTTTCGACCTGAAAGCCATTGTTCACGCGCAGCGACTGCGCTACACGGCCCAGAAAAGCGCCCGCGCCGAGACCTTCCGCGCGCTCGGCATCGCCTGA
- the rpoZ gene encoding DNA-directed RNA polymerase subunit omega, with amino-acid sequence MARITVEDCLEQIPNRFQLVLAATYRARMLSQGHTPKIEARNKPGVTALREIAAGKVGLEMLKKVP; translated from the coding sequence ATGGCCCGCATCACCGTCGAAGACTGCCTCGAACAGATCCCCAACCGCTTTCAGCTGGTGCTGGCCGCCACCTACCGCGCCCGCATGCTGAGCCAGGGCCACACGCCCAAGATCGAGGCACGCAACAAGCCCGGCGTGACCGCGCTGCGCGAAATCGCCGCCGGCAAGGTCGGGCTGGAGATGCTCAAGAAGGTGCCCTGA
- the trmB gene encoding tRNA (guanosine(46)-N7)-methyltransferase TrmB: MTASVDRSDDDPTEAPSAIADAAPAGVAHPRAIRTFVTRAGRTTLGQARALADLGPRFVLPYDPDTPDLVAACLRADGAGGPIHSKAVLEIGFGMGGATAHIAALMPDTLFIGCEVHEPGVGALLKLIGEQQLHNIRIVQHDAVQVLAHMIAPDSLDGIHIFFPDPWHKKRHHKRRLIQPPLVHELARRLKPGGYLHCATDWQPYAGQMLQVLGAEPLLANTAPDFAPRPAYRPETKFERRGLRLGHGVWDLVFRRVAAAAPPWPDRRARR, from the coding sequence GTGACCGCGTCCGTCGACCGGTCGGACGACGACCCGACTGAAGCCCCCTCCGCGATTGCCGACGCCGCACCCGCCGGCGTGGCGCACCCGCGCGCCATCCGCACCTTTGTCACGCGCGCCGGTCGCACCACGCTGGGCCAGGCGCGCGCGCTGGCCGACCTGGGGCCGCGCTTCGTACTGCCGTACGACCCGGATACTCCTGATTTGGTAGCTGCCTGCCTGCGCGCAGACGGCGCTGGCGGCCCGATTCATTCAAAGGCCGTGCTCGAGATCGGCTTCGGCATGGGTGGCGCCACGGCGCACATCGCCGCGTTGATGCCCGACACGCTGTTCATTGGCTGCGAGGTGCATGAGCCCGGCGTGGGCGCGCTGCTCAAGCTGATCGGCGAGCAGCAGTTGCACAACATCCGCATCGTGCAGCACGACGCGGTGCAGGTGCTGGCGCACATGATCGCGCCCGATTCGCTGGACGGCATCCACATCTTCTTCCCCGATCCCTGGCACAAGAAGCGCCACCACAAGCGCCGCCTGATCCAGCCGCCGCTGGTGCATGAACTGGCGCGGCGACTGAAGCCCGGCGGCTACCTGCATTGCGCCACCGACTGGCAGCCCTACGCCGGGCAGATGCTGCAGGTGCTGGGCGCCGAGCCGCTGCTGGCCAACACCGCGCCCGACTTCGCGCCGCGCCCCGCCTACCGCCCCGAAACGAAGTTCGAGCGCCGCGGCCTGCGGCTGGGCCACGGCGTGTGGGACCTGGTGTTCCGCCGCGTCGCCGCCGCTGCCCCCCCATGGCCCGACCGCCGCGCCCGCCGCTGA
- a CDS encoding carboxymuconolactone decarboxylase family protein: MSTVSPADQPPFDPRVAAVFADIRATRGSDFINHFWRYLAFDSALLESTWAEVKQVMATPSELDPLTKEMLYIAVSVANGCGYCVHSHTTAARAKGMTPAQHAELLSIIALAGKTNHLATALQVPVDASFDQDH, translated from the coding sequence ATGTCCACCGTATCCCCCGCAGATCAGCCGCCGTTCGACCCCCGCGTGGCGGCTGTGTTCGCCGACATCCGCGCCACGCGCGGCAGCGACTTCATCAACCACTTCTGGCGTTACCTGGCGTTCGATTCGGCGCTGCTGGAATCGACCTGGGCCGAGGTCAAGCAGGTCATGGCCACGCCGTCGGAGCTCGATCCGCTGACCAAGGAGATGCTCTACATCGCGGTGTCGGTGGCCAACGGCTGCGGCTACTGCGTGCATTCGCACACCACCGCCGCGCGTGCCAAGGGCATGACGCCCGCGCAGCACGCCGAACTGCTGTCCATCATCGCCCTGGCGGGCAAGACCAACCATCTGGCCACGGCGCTGCAGGTGCCGGTGGACGCATCGTTCGATCAGGATCATTGA
- a CDS encoding pseudouridine synthase — protein sequence MARPPRPPLIRSLDGVSASCVALPAGDWPTVLDFLAQRLPALSREDWAGRMAAGTVLDEQAQPLAADAPYPRGNGRRLFYYRHVPGEPEPPHGEQIIFQDDHLVVADKPHFMPVTPGGRYVHASLLVRLKRRLGIDTLSPLHRIDRETAGLVAFAVQPAHRDAYQALFRDRAVDKVYEAVAPYRADLALPRTHRSRLAEDDARFFVSREVPGVPNSETHIELIARHGALAHYRLRPITGRRHQLRVHMSALGVPLAGDAFYPRVLRGPHEPDDPTQPLQLLARTLAFEDPVTGQPRRFESGLRLQALAV from the coding sequence ATGGCCCGACCGCCGCGCCCGCCGCTGATCCGCAGCCTTGACGGTGTCAGCGCCAGCTGCGTGGCGCTGCCGGCGGGCGACTGGCCCACGGTGCTGGACTTTCTGGCGCAGCGCCTGCCCGCGCTGTCGCGCGAAGACTGGGCCGGGCGCATGGCCGCCGGCACCGTGCTGGACGAGCAGGCGCAGCCGCTGGCGGCCGATGCGCCCTATCCGCGCGGCAACGGCCGGCGCCTGTTTTATTACCGCCACGTGCCGGGCGAGCCCGAGCCGCCGCACGGCGAGCAGATCATCTTTCAGGACGACCACTTGGTGGTGGCCGACAAGCCGCACTTCATGCCCGTCACCCCCGGCGGGCGCTACGTGCATGCCAGCTTGCTGGTGCGCCTGAAGCGGCGCCTGGGCATCGACACGCTGAGCCCGCTGCACCGCATCGACCGCGAGACCGCTGGCCTGGTCGCGTTTGCGGTGCAGCCGGCGCACCGCGATGCGTACCAGGCGCTGTTTCGCGACCGCGCGGTCGACAAGGTCTACGAAGCCGTCGCCCCCTACCGCGCCGACTTGGCCCTGCCCCGCACCCACCGCAGCCGGCTGGCCGAGGACGACGCGCGCTTTTTCGTGTCGCGCGAGGTGCCCGGCGTGCCCAACAGCGAAACGCACATCGAACTCATCGCCCGGCATGGCGCGCTGGCCCATTACCGGCTGCGCCCCATCACCGGCCGCCGCCACCAGTTGCGCGTGCACATGTCCGCGCTGGGCGTGCCGCTGGCCGGCGATGCCTTCTACCCACGCGTGCTGCGCGGGCCGCACGAGCCCGACGACCCCACGCAGCCGCTGCAGCTGCTGGCGCGCACGCTGGCCTTCGAAGACCCCGTCACCGGCCAGCCCCGCCGCTTCGAATCGGGCCTGCGGCTGCAGGCGTTGGCGGTATAA
- a CDS encoding MBL fold metallo-hydrolase, whose product MRVFVRGWLSSNNLLCLSEQTPALIDTGHSKHAAETVALVRSALGDQPLARIAHTHLHSDHCGGSGALQAAWPGARTWVPEASLDHVQAWDEDALSFGGTGQRCDPFTANEALVPGQTVRLGDHDWEIHAAPGHDALAVLLYEPRHGVLVAGDAMWENGVGVIFPHIDGSDGFDTFADTLTLIERIDPAVVVPGHGAPFGRAGGAIHAALARARQRIDYFNQHPAQHALYAAKVLIKYQMMDVERMPRAAFDAWLASGPSLRLLHRQHRPDLPWDDWLALILAPLFDKGALRREGDLVVDGG is encoded by the coding sequence ATGCGCGTGTTCGTGCGCGGCTGGCTGTCGTCCAACAACCTGCTGTGCCTGAGCGAGCAAACCCCTGCCCTGATCGACACCGGGCACAGCAAGCACGCCGCCGAAACGGTCGCCCTGGTGCGCAGCGCGCTGGGCGACCAGCCGCTGGCCCGCATCGCCCACACCCACTTGCACAGCGACCATTGCGGCGGCAGCGGCGCGCTGCAGGCCGCATGGCCCGGCGCCCGCACCTGGGTGCCCGAAGCCTCGCTGGACCACGTGCAGGCCTGGGACGAAGACGCCCTGAGCTTTGGCGGCACCGGCCAGCGCTGCGACCCGTTCACGGCGAACGAGGCGCTGGTGCCCGGCCAGACCGTGCGGCTGGGCGACCACGACTGGGAAATCCACGCCGCCCCCGGCCACGACGCGCTGGCCGTGCTGCTGTACGAACCGCGCCACGGCGTGCTGGTGGCCGGCGATGCCATGTGGGAAAACGGCGTCGGCGTGATCTTTCCGCACATCGATGGCTCCGACGGGTTCGACACCTTTGCCGACACGCTGACGCTGATCGAGCGCATCGACCCGGCCGTGGTGGTGCCCGGCCACGGCGCGCCCTTCGGCCGGGCCGGCGGCGCCATCCACGCCGCGCTGGCCCGCGCGCGCCAGCGCATCGACTACTTCAACCAGCACCCGGCGCAGCACGCGCTGTACGCCGCCAAGGTGCTGATCAAGTACCAGATGATGGACGTCGAGCGAATGCCGCGCGCCGCCTTCGACGCCTGGCTGGCCAGCGGGCCGTCGCTGCGCCTGCTGCACCGCCAGCACCGCCCCGACCTGCCGTGGGACGACTGGCTGGCCCTGATCCTGGCGCCGCTGTTCGACAAGGGCGCGCTGCGACGCGAGGGCGACCTGGTGGTGGATGGGGGTTAG
- a CDS encoding alpha/beta hydrolase, translating to MTDTPTLLEAQTGDDPRASIIILHGLGADGSDFAPFVDEIDLRAVGPVRWLFPNAPQQSVTINGGYVMPAWYDIRPDRSDEDEAGLRQSQALVEAVIRREQARGIPAHRIVLGGFSQGCAMALLTGLRYPERLAGVVGMSGYLPLARQLADERSAANADVPIFLAHGTQDEMVALPRATASRDALQALGYAVEWHDYPMGHSVCMEEVQDLRHWLLRVLAAPAD from the coding sequence ATGACCGATACCCCCACGCTTCTGGAAGCCCAGACCGGCGACGATCCGCGCGCCAGCATCATCATCCTGCACGGGCTGGGTGCAGACGGCAGCGACTTTGCGCCGTTTGTCGACGAAATCGATTTGCGCGCCGTCGGCCCGGTGCGTTGGTTGTTCCCCAACGCGCCGCAGCAGTCCGTCACCATCAACGGCGGCTACGTCATGCCGGCCTGGTACGACATTCGCCCGGACCGCAGTGACGAAGACGAAGCGGGTCTGCGCCAGTCGCAGGCGCTCGTCGAAGCCGTGATCCGTCGTGAGCAGGCGCGCGGCATTCCCGCGCACCGCATCGTGCTGGGTGGCTTTTCGCAAGGCTGCGCGATGGCGCTGCTGACCGGGCTGCGCTACCCCGAGCGGCTGGCCGGCGTCGTCGGCATGAGCGGCTATCTGCCGCTGGCGCGCCAGCTGGCCGATGAACGCAGCGCCGCCAACGCCGACGTGCCGATCTTCCTGGCGCACGGCACGCAGGACGAAATGGTGGCGCTGCCGCGCGCCACCGCCTCGCGCGATGCCCTGCAGGCGCTCGGCTACGCCGTCGAATGGCACGACTACCCCATGGGCCATTCGGTCTGCATGGAGGAAGTGCAGGATCTGCGCCACTGGCTGCTGCGCGTGCTGGCCGCACCCGCGGACTGA
- a CDS encoding succinylglutamate desuccinylase/aspartoacylase domain-containing protein: MNAPLLEVLPRDLSAYRAGNTGVPYVHRFDSGRPGPHVLINALTHGNEICGMVAATHLLDRGVRPLVGTLTVSLAHVEAYEAFRHDDPFANRQLVHNLNRIWSDEWLDGPEHSPELRRARELRPVVAAADHILDIHSTSQPVAPFWVYPGFERNARAARAIGARDRVTTHLVMPAGLGSGTPLIQHGRHGRADGTDGVALVVECGQHFLKASADLATAVALDFLAYFGLIVPAAPASAPAVAQRRFELLQTCMVRTPQFRFARPLIGFETFAKDELIATDGDAGDIRAPCDDCTVLMPTREPIVGREAVYLTRPLVDPT; the protein is encoded by the coding sequence ATGAATGCTCCGCTCCTCGAAGTGCTGCCGCGCGATCTGTCGGCCTACCGCGCCGGCAACACGGGCGTGCCCTACGTGCATCGTTTCGATTCCGGCCGGCCCGGTCCGCACGTGCTGATCAACGCGCTGACGCACGGCAACGAGATCTGCGGCATGGTGGCCGCCACGCACCTGCTCGACCGCGGGGTGCGCCCGCTGGTCGGCACGCTGACGGTGAGCCTGGCGCACGTCGAGGCCTACGAGGCCTTTCGCCACGACGACCCCTTTGCCAACCGGCAGCTGGTGCACAACCTCAACCGCATCTGGTCCGACGAATGGCTGGACGGGCCGGAACACAGCCCCGAACTGCGCCGCGCGCGCGAGTTGCGCCCGGTGGTGGCCGCGGCCGACCACATTCTCGACATTCATTCCACCAGCCAGCCGGTGGCGCCGTTCTGGGTCTACCCGGGCTTCGAGCGCAACGCCCGCGCGGCACGGGCCATTGGCGCGCGCGACCGGGTGACCACGCATCTGGTCATGCCGGCCGGCCTGGGCAGCGGCACGCCACTGATCCAGCACGGCCGCCACGGCCGGGCCGACGGCACCGACGGGGTGGCGCTGGTGGTGGAATGCGGGCAGCACTTTCTGAAGGCGTCGGCCGATCTGGCCACGGCCGTGGCGCTGGACTTTCTGGCGTACTTCGGCCTGATCGTGCCTGCCGCGCCGGCCAGCGCGCCGGCGGTGGCGCAACGCCGCTTCGAACTGCTGCAGACCTGCATGGTGCGTACGCCCCAGTTCCGCTTTGCGCGGCCGCTGATCGGCTTCGAGACCTTTGCGAAGGACGAGTTGATCGCCACCGACGGCGACGCCGGCGACATCCGCGCGCCGTGCGACGACTGCACCGTGCTTATGCCCACCCGCGAACCCATCGTCGGACGCGAAGCGGTGTATCTGACGCGGCCGCTGGTGGATCCGACATAA